One genomic window of Polyangium aurulentum includes the following:
- a CDS encoding serine/threonine-protein kinase: protein MRFAGGETFGRYVIEALLGEGGMGEVYRASDTRLRRKVALKVLRQGKAMGEATWQISVARMQREARAAAALSHPCAVAIYDVGEHEGMPFIAMELVLGRPLRALIGGDEPPIAERLRILHDVARALGAAHREGLVHRDVKPENVMLRDDGAVKILDFGIARRVEPGEDAETTLGTGGPAGTPAYMAPEQVRGEAIDARTDQFSWGTVAYELLAGKLPFRADRGSMGLVASILSDKPAPLEGMPEGVEAIVMRALEKRPDKRFPSMDDLARELYETVIEPLEGPASRRKVPTIAPRPRPGRSLPPPSTGARPSPALRRRWLPLGAVALALAGAAGAAFFVSRHRGRSHEMQAASLPSAPSAVVPTAITELSPPSSSNPDALLAYREGLQAIRDASWNTAAAAFDRARKADPTMASAHLRYALVVRDHDVPRSRESFRRALHLRASASERDQAFIDALEPYVMRDPADVSEAMRRFEAASARWPGDAELLFWQATITPGEDTERLLHFAERCVARDPQYADCWQTKARALRTLGRFEEAGVALDRCLAISPGAADCVQDRVGIEEQANRCGGVEEQARRWIAKDSSAGEAYWYLARALYAQGRPAPAVRAAVEQSARKFREVGYHFEAANVEMLFAEATGDFALAQQIAHKVAASGDERTRPERPAYIALHRALIDIETGRPAEAARGARAFLTQRQTSAPGAVEDCNFNTIRLYAFARGAPGSSRAEYEKQREAWVEACEAAARRGPWTWHAAYAATAATPEEAQEALATMPSDRAESLSNGQERALGGLYFLVGDMKSARGHLEAGNAHCGGAANPIEHLQNLHRLGAAREAAGEKEAACAAYGVVLDRWGGSKESVTARDTARRAKALGCSSRRGS from the coding sequence ATGCGCTTTGCGGGCGGAGAGACGTTCGGCCGTTACGTCATCGAGGCGCTGCTCGGGGAAGGGGGCATGGGCGAGGTTTACCGTGCGTCGGACACGCGCCTGCGCCGCAAGGTCGCGCTCAAGGTCCTCCGCCAGGGCAAGGCCATGGGCGAGGCGACGTGGCAGATCTCCGTCGCGCGCATGCAGCGCGAGGCGCGCGCGGCGGCGGCGCTCAGCCATCCGTGTGCCGTGGCCATCTACGACGTCGGCGAGCACGAGGGCATGCCTTTCATCGCGATGGAGCTCGTCCTCGGCCGGCCCCTGCGGGCGCTGATCGGGGGGGACGAACCGCCCATTGCGGAGCGGCTGCGCATCCTTCACGACGTCGCGCGCGCGCTCGGCGCGGCGCACCGCGAGGGCCTCGTGCACCGCGACGTCAAACCCGAGAACGTGATGCTGCGCGACGACGGCGCCGTGAAGATCCTCGATTTCGGCATCGCGCGCAGGGTCGAGCCCGGCGAGGACGCCGAGACGACCCTGGGCACGGGCGGGCCCGCCGGGACCCCCGCGTACATGGCGCCCGAGCAGGTGCGCGGCGAGGCGATCGACGCGCGCACCGATCAGTTCTCCTGGGGCACCGTCGCCTACGAGCTGCTCGCGGGCAAGCTCCCGTTCCGCGCCGATCGCGGGAGCATGGGCCTCGTCGCATCGATATTGAGCGACAAACCAGCGCCGCTCGAGGGCATGCCGGAGGGCGTGGAGGCGATCGTGATGCGGGCCCTCGAAAAGCGCCCCGACAAACGTTTCCCGTCGATGGACGACCTCGCGCGGGAGCTTTACGAGACCGTCATCGAGCCTCTCGAGGGCCCCGCGAGCCGGCGCAAGGTTCCCACGATCGCTCCCCGCCCGCGCCCGGGGCGCTCGCTCCCCCCGCCCAGCACGGGCGCGCGCCCATCTCCCGCGCTGCGGCGGCGCTGGCTGCCCCTCGGGGCCGTGGCCCTCGCGCTCGCGGGCGCGGCCGGGGCGGCGTTCTTCGTGTCGCGTCACCGCGGCCGCTCCCACGAAATGCAGGCGGCCTCGCTCCCGAGCGCGCCTTCGGCCGTGGTGCCGACGGCCATCACCGAGCTATCGCCCCCGAGCTCCTCGAACCCCGACGCGCTGCTCGCTTATCGCGAGGGCTTGCAGGCCATTCGCGACGCGTCCTGGAACACGGCCGCGGCAGCGTTCGACCGCGCGCGCAAGGCCGACCCGACCATGGCGTCCGCGCACCTGCGCTATGCGCTGGTCGTCCGCGATCACGACGTCCCGAGGTCCCGCGAATCCTTCCGGCGGGCATTGCACCTCCGGGCTTCGGCCAGTGAGCGCGACCAGGCGTTCATCGACGCGCTCGAGCCCTACGTGATGCGCGATCCCGCGGACGTGTCCGAGGCCATGCGCCGGTTCGAGGCGGCTTCGGCCCGCTGGCCGGGCGACGCCGAGCTGCTCTTCTGGCAGGCTACGATCACCCCGGGGGAGGACACGGAGCGGCTCCTGCATTTTGCCGAGCGCTGCGTCGCGCGCGATCCCCAGTACGCCGATTGCTGGCAGACCAAGGCGAGGGCGCTCCGGACGCTCGGGAGGTTCGAGGAGGCGGGCGTCGCGCTCGACCGTTGCCTCGCGATATCGCCCGGAGCCGCCGATTGCGTGCAGGACAGGGTGGGCATCGAGGAGCAAGCGAACCGCTGCGGCGGCGTCGAGGAGCAGGCGCGGCGGTGGATCGCGAAGGACTCGAGCGCGGGGGAAGCGTACTGGTATCTCGCGCGGGCGCTCTATGCGCAGGGGCGGCCTGCCCCGGCGGTCCGCGCCGCGGTCGAGCAATCGGCGCGGAAGTTTCGCGAGGTGGGCTATCACTTCGAGGCGGCGAACGTGGAGATGCTCTTCGCGGAGGCCACGGGCGATTTTGCGCTCGCCCAGCAGATCGCGCACAAGGTGGCGGCGTCGGGCGACGAGCGCACGCGCCCGGAGCGGCCCGCGTACATCGCATTGCACCGGGCCCTCATCGACATCGAGACGGGGCGGCCGGCGGAGGCGGCCCGGGGGGCGCGGGCGTTCCTCACGCAGCGACAAACCTCCGCGCCGGGCGCGGTCGAAGATTGCAATTTCAACACCATTCGCCTGTACGCGTTCGCGCGCGGCGCGCCGGGCTCGTCGCGCGCAGAGTACGAAAAGCAGCGCGAGGCGTGGGTGGAGGCCTGCGAAGCGGCCGCGCGGCGGGGTCCTTGGACCTGGCACGCAGCCTACGCGGCGACCGCGGCGACGCCCGAGGAGGCGCAGGAGGCGCTCGCGACCATGCCGAGCGACAGGGCCGAGAGCCTTTCGAACGGGCAGGAGCGCGCGCTCGGCGGGCTGTACTTTCTCGTCGGCGATATGAAGAGCGCGCGCGGGCACCTCGAGGCCGGCAACGCCCATTGCGGGGGCGCGGCCAATCCGATCGAGCACCTGCAGAACCTCCACCGCCTCGGTGCCGCTCGCGAGGCCGCGGGCGAGAAAGAGGCCGCGTGCGCCGCGTACGGCGTGGTCCTCGACCGCTGGGGCGGGTCGAAGGAATCGGTCACGGCGAGGGATACGGCGAGGCGGGCGAAGGCGCTCGGCTGCTCGTCGAGACGAGGCTCCTAG
- a CDS encoding protein kinase domain-containing protein, with the protein MRFAPGDTFDRYLIEALLGEGGMGEVYRANDTRLRRKVALKVLRQGEDEDSELWAHAVARMLREARAAAALSHPGAVAIYDVGQHEGTPFIAMELIEGRNLRALIGAGTPLGMRLRILLDVALALAAAHAQGLVHRDVKPENVMLREDGAVKVLDFGVARRVGSSDGPGSSSDVEVFSTTGEGLLMGTPTYMSPEQVRGEEIDARADQYAWGVVAYELLSGKLPHRTEKGAVSIIASILGDPPPPLPGVPKDVETIVHRTLAKEPDERFPSMDLVADALGAFVTSDPSAPVSIRSRNALGTTHRSVHAGPRSTRLAGKEPRAPRLVLIAGAALVVAAAGGALALALGLGRTEVPPPLARAAMPAPVPTPVTDLPVPHTDVPEALVAYREGMQAIRDASWSTAVVAFERARKADPSFAAAHMRAALAAMTIEPQTAREAYQKALLLRGSLGERDQALLDAYEPYVQREPPDHAEAARRLAALAVRYPGDAEILMHRIAMMKYEAPEAILPLLNRCIELDPKYADCWQTKAHALLQLGRAVEAHAALERCIDVAPGAIDCIHDRARFAMQDGRCRDLEEVARTWSAKEPAAGLPYHYLAVSLFAQGRPIPAVRAGLDQAARRYRALGQTDVVEIHEACFSLVSGDFAEAERRVQRIGDGQGELVGTASQARAVLLRLELYEETGRAAEGARYAEATSPRLDATTWLINPLSDPTVPLFAAMQRNGRMSRSDYEAERAAWFRGFDKRPSTDRAMAWATAYAAQARTAADGKDALSVLASLGSQSYHVPAGFSGLLEGLVGKVHWLVGDPRAALPHLEAASRDCGALVRPVFHYQNLLRLGEVREALGEKEGACTAYRAILARWGGATMSITAKEASKRAGALGCRREGAHR; encoded by the coding sequence ATGCGTTTTGCGCCCGGGGACACCTTCGATCGCTACCTCATCGAGGCGCTCCTCGGTGAGGGCGGCATGGGCGAGGTGTACCGCGCGAACGACACGCGCCTGCGCCGCAAGGTCGCGCTCAAGGTCCTGCGTCAGGGCGAGGACGAGGACAGCGAGCTGTGGGCCCACGCCGTCGCGCGCATGCTCCGCGAGGCCCGCGCCGCTGCTGCGCTGAGCCATCCGGGCGCGGTCGCGATCTACGACGTCGGCCAGCACGAGGGCACGCCGTTCATCGCCATGGAGCTCATCGAGGGCCGCAACCTGCGCGCGCTCATCGGCGCGGGCACGCCGCTCGGCATGCGGCTGCGCATCCTCCTCGACGTCGCCCTCGCGCTCGCCGCCGCGCATGCGCAGGGCCTCGTGCACCGCGACGTGAAGCCCGAGAACGTGATGCTCCGCGAGGACGGCGCGGTGAAGGTCCTCGATTTCGGCGTGGCGCGCAGGGTCGGCTCGAGCGACGGCCCGGGCTCCAGCTCCGACGTCGAGGTGTTCAGCACGACGGGCGAAGGCCTGCTCATGGGCACCCCGACGTACATGTCTCCCGAGCAGGTGCGCGGCGAGGAGATCGACGCCCGTGCCGATCAATACGCGTGGGGCGTCGTCGCCTACGAGCTGCTCTCGGGCAAGCTCCCCCATCGCACCGAAAAGGGCGCGGTCAGCATCATCGCCTCGATCCTCGGCGACCCGCCCCCGCCGCTGCCAGGCGTGCCCAAGGACGTCGAGACCATCGTGCACCGCACCCTCGCCAAGGAGCCGGACGAGCGCTTTCCTTCGATGGATCTCGTCGCCGACGCGCTCGGCGCGTTCGTCACCTCGGATCCCTCGGCGCCCGTCTCGATCCGCTCGCGCAATGCCCTCGGGACGACCCATCGCTCGGTGCACGCCGGGCCTCGATCGACGCGCCTGGCCGGCAAGGAGCCGCGCGCGCCCAGGCTCGTCCTCATTGCCGGCGCGGCCCTCGTCGTCGCAGCCGCGGGCGGGGCTCTGGCGCTCGCCCTCGGCCTCGGTCGGACCGAGGTTCCTCCGCCGCTCGCGCGGGCCGCGATGCCCGCTCCGGTCCCCACGCCGGTCACCGATCTGCCGGTGCCGCACACCGACGTCCCCGAGGCCCTCGTCGCGTATCGGGAGGGCATGCAGGCGATCCGGGACGCGTCGTGGTCGACGGCGGTCGTCGCGTTCGAGCGCGCGCGCAAGGCCGATCCGTCGTTCGCGGCGGCGCACATGCGCGCGGCGCTCGCCGCCATGACCATCGAGCCGCAGACGGCGCGTGAGGCTTATCAAAAGGCGCTGTTGCTCCGCGGCTCGCTCGGGGAGAGGGACCAGGCGTTGCTCGACGCGTACGAGCCCTACGTGCAGCGCGAGCCGCCGGATCACGCCGAGGCTGCGCGGAGGCTCGCCGCTCTCGCCGTTCGCTATCCGGGCGACGCCGAGATCCTCATGCACCGCATCGCCATGATGAAATACGAGGCGCCGGAGGCGATCCTGCCGCTTCTGAATCGGTGTATCGAGCTCGACCCCAAATATGCCGATTGCTGGCAGACCAAGGCGCACGCGCTGCTCCAGCTCGGCCGCGCGGTCGAGGCGCACGCGGCGCTCGAGCGCTGCATCGACGTGGCTCCGGGCGCGATCGATTGCATTCACGACCGGGCCCGGTTCGCGATGCAGGACGGCCGCTGTCGCGATCTCGAGGAGGTGGCGCGGACCTGGTCGGCCAAGGAGCCCGCCGCGGGTTTGCCCTACCATTACCTCGCGGTCTCTCTCTTCGCGCAGGGCCGCCCCATCCCCGCCGTGCGCGCGGGACTCGACCAGGCAGCCCGTCGTTATCGCGCGCTGGGACAAACCGACGTGGTGGAGATCCACGAGGCCTGTTTCTCGCTCGTGAGCGGCGATTTCGCGGAGGCCGAGCGGCGGGTGCAGCGCATCGGCGACGGGCAGGGCGAGCTGGTGGGCACGGCGTCGCAAGCGCGGGCTGTCTTGCTACGGCTCGAGCTTTACGAGGAGACGGGGCGCGCGGCCGAGGGGGCCAGGTATGCCGAGGCGACCAGCCCGCGCCTCGACGCGACCACGTGGCTCATCAACCCGCTCAGCGATCCCACGGTCCCCCTCTTTGCGGCCATGCAGCGAAATGGCCGCATGTCCCGGTCCGACTACGAGGCCGAGCGTGCCGCGTGGTTTCGTGGGTTCGACAAACGCCCGTCGACCGACCGCGCGATGGCCTGGGCCACGGCATACGCGGCGCAGGCGCGCACTGCGGCCGACGGCAAGGACGCGCTCTCGGTCCTCGCGTCGCTCGGGTCGCAGTCCTACCACGTCCCGGCCGGCTTCTCCGGCTTGCTCGAGGGGCTCGTCGGCAAGGTTCACTGGCTCGTCGGCGACCCTCGCGCGGCGCTGCCGCACCTCGAGGCGGCGAGCAGGGATTGCGGCGCGCTCGTCCGTCCGGTGTTCCATTACCAGAACCTGCTCCGCCTGGGCGAGGTTCGCGAGGCGCTCGGCGAGAAAGAGGGGGCTTGCACCGCATATCGGGCGATCCTCGCGCGCTGGGGCGGCGCGACGATGTCGATCACCGCGAAAGAGGCCTCGAAGCGAGCTGGGGCGCTCGGGTGCCGTCGCGAGGGCGCGCACCGATAG
- a CDS encoding serine/threonine-protein kinase — protein sequence MRLAPGDSFDRYVIESLLGEGGTGEVYGAKDTRLRRKVALKVLRDLGEGDPEAWDRQVALMLREARAAAGLNHPSIVAIFDVGEHQGIPYIAMEVALGKPLRELIGAGVPLAERLRILLEVAHALAAAHRAGLVHRDVKPENVIVRDDGSVKVLDFGIARPTRASAVPGSMGEDRISSLTDDDMFEGTPAYMSPERVRGDDIDARADQFAWGVVAFELLAGKLPFRGERGPATLLSSILSDTPAPLEGVPEGVNALVQRTLAKEPDDRFATMDDVVSELSALVPEEPPAVEEPRESVRSRGLDARFLPAIVAAVLLVAAVFVASWSYVRPRQPGLRIERLVAQTSFAPTPITSLPDPPSQNREAIAAYREGLEALRRADWETARVAYERAASLDPSLGVAHLHVAITLFWQRRDGAREALRKAILHRGTLSERDWALLDVHEPLIQREPPDRLEALRRLSIASARFPGDVEIMNLHQFFKDVITPEHMLDRQERCVELDPEHADCWQGKARALVRVGRMADALAAVDRCIALAPRSGDCLYERLVIDKIDGDCGSLERHARAWLAEVPDSPFAYDELAIALYGQGRPTVEVRAAVDQAVSWRERQGNAVEGQILLARFAILTGDLAGAEKILRALQADIKDVLEEAAHASIAARLVDILEETGRQEEAAQEANAYLMNRSVLLTPWLYSAWGDETMLFWRAQLQTDRLSRREYENERQRFLERWSSPFSEKRAAAWFMGYAMPAITSEDAREALEVAPYLGADDDHGNFGSEKALAAWLHGKTRVLDGDAAGALADLVVATADCNALGEPMRHTRAQLFLGIAREATGEREKACAAYDVVIERWGKNSMSRTAREAAKRARALGCDVKGP from the coding sequence ATGCGCCTCGCTCCGGGAGACTCCTTCGATCGTTACGTCATCGAGTCGCTGCTCGGCGAGGGCGGTACGGGAGAGGTGTACGGCGCGAAGGACACGCGCCTGCGCCGCAAGGTGGCGCTCAAGGTGCTGCGCGACCTGGGCGAGGGCGATCCGGAGGCGTGGGATCGGCAGGTCGCGCTCATGCTGCGCGAGGCTCGCGCGGCCGCGGGGCTCAATCACCCGAGCATCGTCGCGATCTTCGATGTGGGCGAGCACCAGGGTATTCCGTACATTGCGATGGAGGTCGCTCTCGGCAAGCCGCTGCGCGAGCTCATCGGTGCGGGGGTGCCGCTCGCGGAGCGGCTGCGCATCCTGCTCGAGGTGGCCCACGCGCTCGCGGCGGCGCACCGCGCGGGGCTCGTGCACCGCGACGTGAAGCCGGAGAACGTGATCGTGCGCGATGACGGATCGGTGAAGGTGCTCGATTTCGGCATTGCGCGTCCGACCCGCGCGAGCGCCGTGCCTGGGTCGATGGGGGAAGACCGAATTTCGAGCCTCACGGACGACGACATGTTCGAGGGGACGCCTGCGTACATGTCGCCCGAGCGGGTGCGGGGCGATGACATCGATGCGCGGGCCGATCAATTCGCGTGGGGCGTGGTGGCCTTCGAGTTGCTCGCGGGCAAACTGCCATTCCGGGGCGAACGGGGCCCGGCGACCCTGCTCTCGTCGATCTTGAGCGACACACCGGCGCCGCTCGAGGGCGTGCCCGAGGGCGTGAATGCGCTCGTGCAGCGCACGCTCGCCAAGGAGCCCGACGATCGCTTCGCGACCATGGATGACGTGGTCTCCGAGCTCTCCGCGCTGGTGCCGGAGGAGCCGCCGGCGGTGGAGGAGCCGCGCGAATCGGTGCGCTCGAGGGGGCTCGATGCGAGGTTTTTGCCCGCAATTGTCGCGGCGGTCTTGCTGGTCGCGGCCGTTTTCGTGGCGTCATGGTCGTACGTGCGCCCCCGCCAGCCTGGATTGCGCATCGAGCGGCTGGTCGCGCAGACATCATTCGCGCCGACGCCGATCACGTCGCTGCCCGACCCGCCGTCACAAAATCGGGAGGCGATCGCGGCTTATCGGGAGGGCCTCGAGGCGCTGCGGCGGGCTGACTGGGAGACGGCCCGTGTCGCCTATGAGCGTGCCGCCAGCCTGGACCCTTCGCTCGGGGTCGCGCACCTGCACGTTGCGATAACGCTGTTCTGGCAAAGGCGCGACGGCGCCCGAGAAGCGCTGCGCAAAGCGATTCTGCACAGAGGAACGCTGAGCGAGCGGGATTGGGCCCTCCTCGACGTCCATGAGCCCCTGATCCAGCGCGAGCCGCCCGATCGCCTGGAGGCGCTTCGACGGCTCTCCATTGCGTCCGCGCGTTTTCCCGGGGACGTGGAGATCATGAACCTTCATCAGTTCTTCAAAGACGTCATCACGCCGGAGCACATGCTCGACCGACAGGAGCGGTGTGTCGAGCTCGATCCGGAGCACGCAGACTGCTGGCAAGGTAAGGCGCGCGCGCTCGTCCGTGTCGGTCGCATGGCCGACGCTCTCGCCGCGGTGGACAGGTGCATTGCGCTCGCTCCGCGTTCCGGGGATTGCCTCTACGAGCGTCTGGTCATCGACAAGATCGATGGAGATTGCGGGTCGCTCGAGCGTCACGCGCGCGCGTGGCTGGCGGAAGTGCCCGACAGCCCGTTTGCGTACGACGAGCTTGCCATCGCGCTCTACGGGCAGGGGCGTCCTACCGTCGAGGTACGAGCGGCCGTGGACCAGGCAGTTTCCTGGCGGGAACGCCAAGGCAATGCGGTCGAGGGGCAGATCTTGCTCGCGCGATTCGCAATCTTGACAGGCGATCTCGCCGGAGCAGAAAAGATCTTGCGCGCGCTCCAGGCCGACATCAAGGACGTGCTGGAGGAGGCTGCGCATGCCTCCATAGCGGCACGTCTCGTTGACATTCTCGAGGAGACGGGCCGACAGGAGGAAGCCGCTCAGGAGGCAAACGCATATCTCATGAACCGAAGCGTGCTGCTCACCCCTTGGCTTTACAGCGCTTGGGGGGACGAAACGATGCTCTTCTGGCGTGCCCAGCTCCAGACGGATCGCTTGTCCAGGCGTGAGTACGAAAATGAGCGGCAGCGTTTCCTGGAGCGATGGAGCAGCCCCTTCTCCGAGAAGCGCGCCGCTGCTTGGTTCATGGGGTATGCAATGCCGGCGATCACCAGCGAGGACGCGCGAGAGGCGCTCGAAGTGGCACCGTATCTCGGGGCGGACGACGATCACGGGAACTTCGGTTCAGAAAAGGCCCTGGCCGCGTGGCTGCACGGCAAGACGCGCGTGCTCGACGGCGATGCTGCCGGTGCGCTGGCCGATCTCGTGGTGGCCACTGCTGATTGCAATGCGCTCGGCGAGCCGATGCGTCACACGCGCGCGCAGCTCTTTCTCGGCATCGCGCGCGAGGCGACCGGGGAGCGCGAAAAGGCCTGCGCAGCCTATGACGTCGTCATCGAGCGCTGGGGGAAAAATTCAATGTCACGCACCGCTCGCGAGGCAGCCAAGCGCGCGCGTGCGCTCGGCTGCGACGTGAAAGGGCCCTGA
- a CDS encoding SAM-dependent methyltransferase, giving the protein MVDGNGSLVVVGTGIRTVGHLTGDAIAWIKASEKVFYVIADLVAERVIKDLSPTAESLAVLYGEGKPRMETYHAMVDRILDSVRSGQRTCVVLYGHPGVFALPGHIAIERARDEGYTAMMLPSVSAEDCLIADLGIDPGLHGLQSYEATHFVLVRKRIDPTTPLVLWQIGSFGDVTYRREGAGNQKLPLLVARLLEEYPPDHVVTIYEAAIYVGTAPRIERLRLSKLVEARLTTASTLYIPAARKSRIDPATAAWLGFEPTER; this is encoded by the coding sequence ATGGTCGATGGTAATGGTTCGCTCGTCGTCGTGGGGACTGGAATCAGGACCGTGGGGCATCTGACCGGAGACGCGATCGCGTGGATCAAGGCTTCGGAGAAGGTGTTTTACGTGATTGCAGACCTCGTCGCGGAGCGAGTCATCAAGGACCTGTCGCCGACGGCCGAGTCGCTCGCGGTGCTCTACGGTGAGGGCAAACCGCGCATGGAGACCTATCATGCGATGGTCGACCGTATCCTCGACTCGGTGCGCAGCGGGCAGCGAACCTGCGTGGTTCTGTACGGTCATCCGGGGGTGTTCGCGTTACCGGGCCATATCGCCATCGAGCGCGCGCGTGACGAGGGGTATACGGCGATGATGCTGCCGAGCGTCTCGGCCGAGGATTGCCTCATCGCCGATCTCGGCATCGACCCCGGCTTGCACGGCCTGCAGAGCTACGAGGCCACGCATTTCGTCCTCGTGCGCAAGCGCATCGACCCCACGACGCCCCTCGTGCTCTGGCAGATTGGCTCGTTCGGCGACGTCACCTACCGCCGCGAAGGTGCGGGAAACCAAAAGCTGCCGCTGCTCGTGGCGCGGCTCCTGGAGGAATATCCCCCCGATCACGTCGTGACCATCTACGAGGCGGCAATCTACGTTGGCACGGCGCCCCGCATCGAGCGGCTGCGCCTGAGCAAGCTCGTCGAGGCGCGGCTCACGACGGCCTCGACGCTCTACATTCCGGCCGCGCGCAAGAGCCGTATCGATCCAGCGACCGCGGCCTGGCTTGGGTTCGAGCCCACCGAACGTTGA